In Chelonoidis abingdonii isolate Lonesome George chromosome 9, CheloAbing_2.0, whole genome shotgun sequence, the genomic window agcGGCTCAGGCCAAGCTCCCAAACTCAGTGCTGAAAATGTAGGCTGAGATTTTCGAAGCTGACTAGGagagttagaatcaggactcccCATCCAATGAGCGGGGCTGTGAATCTAACTCTCCTAGTAAGTTTTGGAGACTTTGCCTCAGAGAccaaccactctgtgcctcagtttccccaggcaCATGGTGAGGACAGTGATATTGACCAACCTGGTAGCTGAGCTGGAAGGATCAGTTTGGTAAGAGCCGGCAGAGGAGGCACCAGGGCAGTGCACAGTGTTATTAGTGGCTGGCGCTAATTGCAGCAAAGCCGTGGCCATCGGAAGGCTGGGTTCCACTCGAGAGAGACCACTGGCTCAGTGTGTGACCGGGGGCCATCTCCCCTTGCCGCACTTGTAAAACGCagtgaaaaaaacccagcagctaCTGCTGCGTGAGAATGGTGTCGTCCAAGGTGAACAGATACCACAAGAGACCCTGCGtggcctggctggctgcagctttTTACTTTCCCTGCTGGTGTCAGTGATGCCTGCGCATCTGGTTTCAAGCAGCAGCTTAGActctgcctcctgcagccccaggctcGTTTGGCAGCCTTGTCTAGGTGAGGAGGGAAGGGCAGCTCCCAGGATCAGGTGGAAGACTGTAGCTCTTGAACGCAGGTTCACCCTGGATGTTCAGAGCACGTGTTTCTTGCACACCTGCCAGAGGCTAGGGTAGCATCCCCGTGGATTCTGGCCCTTTCTCACCTGATCGCTGGGCGTGGTGATGAAGTagccatcccctccccaccccaaactgaGATGTTGGCCCATGGGAAACACTGCCACGGCAAGTGACCGAGGGCTGCGTTTACCCAGCTGGGGGCCCTGTCCCCTCCTTAGTTTGAGCAGCCTCAGGGCGGTATAGACAGGAGGGTTCCAGGTCCGCTCACACTGCAGGTCACAAGCTCATGCcgtgggccctgatcttggtcccTGCCCTGCACTCTCTCTGCAGAAACCCGGACACCAGGCTCCATGGTGCAGGGAGAACTGGGACAGCCTGCAGGAGACAGCAATACCTAATGGGATGGGCCCAGGTGACTGGAGGCATTTCCTCTGTGCCGTGCCTGGGCTGTCTGTTTCCTTTCTGGGGGTACAGGATTGACATGGCTCAGACCCAgaattctcccctctccctgctccaatcGCCTGCAGCTCTCCAGCTCTGTCTGCAGGTTGGGCCTGGCCCCCAGGTGCTTTGCTCCAGTGTTGGTGTCATTGGGACATTGGATCACAGCTGAATTTACACCAGAAAAGTCCACAAAAGGGGCACTGAGCAGCCatgtggagggggaaaggagtggggcaggggttgggattTTTAGTACAGTTGGTCAAAAAAAGCCTCTGGAAGCCTGAAGCAAAGCCCAGACAGGGCTATAAGTAGCAGGAAGCATCGAtccacagggagagggagggtgatGGCTGCTGGGCTGGGACGCGAGAGACCCAGGTTCCATTCCCTGCTTTGCCATAGACTCCTTGGGCTAGTCACTGACTTGCTCTGCACCTTGGTTTCCCCTCCATACAATGGGGCCAGGACCATAatccttcttttccccttcccgttgttgtggggctgggcagcagggctctggctctCGTCACGAGTACGTATAGACCCTAAGCCAATGGGTCGTTATTGATCCTCTGTGCTACCGCAATACGGAAAACAATAATAACCCTTCCCCATCTACAGCCGGCACAGGATGGGGCCCTGcagcctctgctccagcccacGCAGGGGGCTTGTCAGCAGCCCAGGACAGCTCCCTCCTCCTGTTCATTGTTCTCTTGCCATTCAGCCTAAGGGTCCCGTGCCAGTTCCCTCACAGGCTGGATGGGATAGAATCCGggcccagccccctggctcctATGAGTAGCCCCCTGTGAAGCCAGGGCAGCAGCCCACGTgaggaagggctgcaggatcGGACCCTCTGGGGTCCGGCTGGGCATGGAGCAGCCGTAAGAGGAGGGGGTgtctcctccctgcctctcccactTCTTGCCTGGGTCCCCAAGTCTCCCCTTGGCGGctggtcttcaggctccccctgctggcagatgcggttaTCACACCCACAGCTGACATGCCAAGGACGGTACCCGACTCCCCTAGGCTGGCGCGCTGTGCGTGGGTGGTTTGTACAGAGTTCGAGTGGGCTGGGCTGAGCCCAGTGGGGCTGAAGGCTTCAGTCTAGCCTGCCAGGCTGCCGTTCTACCCCCTCAGAAACTCCTCCTCCCCCGCGGTCCTGTGTGTGGCGCTGATGCGGCAGCTGGGGGAAGTTGATGATGGAGACTTTGGCAGCTGGCCCTGCAGCCACCCAGTAGGAGGTGCTTGAGGAGCCCCGCCTTCTCCCCCACATGCTGTCACTGAGcgctggcggctgggaccccgtGAGACAGGCCGGGATGGAGGGAGCTTTAAGGCAAAGGTGCCGgaagccaaaggcagcctgcagCCACTGAATATGGAGAGGTGACCCGGGGGGGCTGCGTGTCCCAGCGCGCCCTGCTCTGCCCATTACGGAGCAACCTGCTTGCCCTGCTGGCAGCACGACATGGTCTAGGTGCGAGTGTGGGCAACCCCTGGGTGGGAGGATGGGCATGCCCCTGCTGGTAGATGCAATAGCCAGAGGAAGGTGCAAATGGGAACACTGAGCGTGCACAGTAAGACTCAGCCTTTGGCCCCAGTTGTTGGTTCAGTccagcctcccctctccctcgCCCCCCCAGCTGAGATGAGTTTGGGGGGTTCAGCCCCGTTTCTAAAGGTGTCCACTAgtcaaaacccacagctggcgCAAACACCAGATTCAGTGGCGAGGCCCAGGGTGCAGGTAGGTCGGCTGTGCCAGCCCTGCGGCTCAGCTGGTGGGGCAGCATGGAGGAGCTGGCCTGGTTGGGGATACAAGGCCTCTGGGTTCCCAGAGCTGTTTTATCCAGCACCAGCCTCTACCCTGCTGGCAGTGTAATAACCGAGCTAGGTCTGGTTGCAACGTGGGCAACCCTCACCCGCAGGGTGTGTAtatccccctccctgccagacATCAAGCCCTGTATTCAGGGGGACGTAGATCTCTGTGGTATGTGGGATCCCTCTCACGGCTGGGCTGGCTTGGGGTGTTTTCCAGACATGCTCCAGCTGATCAACACCCAGGACAATGAATTCCCGGGCTTGTTTGACACTCCATTCGGTGCACCTGCCGCCCCGATGCCAGAGGCCAGCACGTCTGTGGGGCTGCCATCCACACCCAGCTCTCTCGACGGGTACCTGGGGCCCAGCCAGGTGCCCTCCTCCACTCCTGTGAGCATGTACCAGGTGCCTCCGCCACTGCAGAGCTTCTCACCGCAGCCCCAGCTGAGGGCCGGGCCAGGCCTGACAGTGTCGCCAGCATCGGACATCAAGGAGGAGCCCATGGCAGTGTCTGCCAGCCAGCCCCggcctctgccccagccacagcaggggGTGATGACAGCCCAGAGCTTCGTCCCAGCTTCCCAAGGCCAGTTTACCCCACAGCCCTTGGTGGGCTACCAGGGTCAGCACGGCTTCACTGGTGAGGCtcgggatgggggcagggctcttGAGATGGGGCTGGGTCCCGCTGAGCTCCCCTGTCTCCTGTGGGACTCCGAACTGGCCCTGAAAGGGCTGTAGTCTATGGGGCAGCACTGGAGTGGGATCAGCTCCTGTAGATGATGCGATGTCCCCCATAGTTAATACTGTAAGGGGTTCATTTAAAGGCACGCTGTCAAATAATTTAGACCTAATCTTTTGGCCTGTTTTTTTCTACCCTGGGTGGGAATATTCTTTTGGATCTTTAAAAACATGAATTTAAAAACCAAATCTCACTGAACAGTGGGGTTtttctgttttggaaaaaaaaagtgggagacAGTGTTTATATAGGACCTATAATAttgtcacctctgctgctgccGGGGCAGCCAGTGGGAAGAGTGCAAGCTAAGCACCAGTAATGAGGCCCTGAGGGGGATAtccccatggggggggggtctgtttAATGGGGAAAGGGCAAAATGGGTGGGAGACGGCTGATTTCAAGGGTGTGATCAACTCTGGCTGGTCCCCTGGCAGAGTGTGGGGCATGATGGATGATTGACAATCTCTGGAGCATTCTGAATGAGGACAGTAGATGAGTTGGGCCCTTGGTCTGCCTGGCTGACGCAGGCTCGTGGatggccagggcccctggagtgtgAGGAACAGGCTCCACACTGCATCTAACTCGCTCTCCTTTCCGCCCTCAGCAGTGCAGCCCGGAGGGGCTGCCCAGTCCCCGGCCAGCCTCCCTCACTCCTCTCCACAGATCCAGCCCGTCACCCTTCAGGCTCACGTTCAGAACATCTcgccccagcagctgctggccaccaCCGGCACCTCACAAGCTATCTCCTCCCAGATCCAGCAGGTCCCGGtaagctggggccaggagcatgGACAGGCAGCGGGAGATCCAGGCACTCCTGTCCTCCGAGCTGGGGGTGTGGAGCTCCAGTGCTAACCCTCTGCCCACCCTACAggtcctgctgcagccccacttcATCAAGGCTGAGTCCTTGTTCCTGACAGCTGTGAAGACAGATGTCTCCGGGGCAAAGACCTCCAGCCACACGTCACTGGCCACCACGGCGGCCGTCCAGTCTGCGCCACTGCAGGTCCCGGTAGGTGAAACCCTCGGGGGTCTCTGTGTGTGAGTCTCCCCAAGCCCACGTCTCCACCCTCAGGCTGGATCTGCTGGTTGGCCTCAGGCCTGTGATCAGAGCCAGTCGGTGGGGAGCTGGGAACAGATCCAGGGCTCctggagggggccacttaggggtctggggcaaaatcagtacttggtcctgctagtgaaggcagggggctggattcgatgacctttcagggtcccttccagctctgtgagataggtatatctccctatatatattttttaccctcccttcctccatatCCTCCCTTCGTGTGTCAGCCAGGGCCTGGGACTGCCTCAGAGGCTCTGTCGTGGGGCATGGCTCATGGCACGTCCCCCCTGTCATCTGCAGACCCCCGCCAGAAGTGGGGACCTTCCCTGGAGATCAGCAGGGGCTCAGCCTGTTAAAGCCATAGATAATATCTGAGACAGGGGTCAAGGCATCGGCCAATTGCAGCTAGAGAGCAGAGCTCGGGTCCTGGCTCAAAGGGGACGAGTTTGATGAGTGTCAGCAAGCTCCACATCTCAAAACTAAAATGGAGCTTGGGATGGTCGAATGTCAGCCCCAGAGCAGTTCACGGGTGGGAATgtcaggagggggctgtgggttgggattgggggcaggagcgggggggtggggggtgggatggagcccagggctggaacaacagggcagggggctgctgtgtCAGGAGCGAGGCGTCCTGGCAGAGCTGTGCCGGGGAGCTGCCTGGGGTAGGCAAAGGGGCTCTTTCCTCCCCGCACCATGGGAGGGTGGGCATACTCCTGGCTCTGGCTGGCCGCAACGCCCTGCTCTCTCGCAGACCCTGGTGAGCGGAGGCACCATCCTGGCCACGGTGCCGCTGATGATGGATGCTGACAAGCTGCCCATTAACCGGCTGGCAGCCAGCGGGAAGCCAGCCTTGGTGCAGAACAAAGGCGAGAAGCGCACAGCGCATAACGCCATTGAGAAGCGCTACCGCTCCTCCATCAACGACAGGATCATGGAGCTCAAGGACCTGGTGGTGGGCTCAGAGGCCAAGGTACTCGAGCAGTGGTGGGGCCTGTCGCGGCAGGGTGGGGGTGTCTGTCCCAAGACGCAAGTGCTgtggttcccccctccctccagctgctgggtgctgggaggtgctgcaggctgggaatgaggggcatcagcagagctggctgggggtacagtggggtgggggctgaaggGGATCCTGCCCGTCCCTGTGCTGCCTGGGTCTGGCGGCCATGTCGCATCCTGGTGCCACCATGACATGGGCATGGCCAGTGGGTTGAGCTCTGCCGCCCGGTTGCTCCTCTGCAGGGACAGCACCCGACAGCGATCAACacgggggtggggtgagggcagcaTTGCTGGGGGCCACTCTAGACCTTCTCCCCGGGGTTGGCTGCATCCGGCGGTGGGGGGCAGCTGTGCCTGAGCACCCGTGTCCCTCTCTCGGGCAGATGAACAAGTCGGCCATTCTGAGGAAGGCGATCGACTACATCCGCTTCTTGCGGCAGAGCAACCAGAAGCTGAAGCAGGAGAACGTGGCCCTCAAGATGGCTGCCCAGCAGAACAGTGAGTGTGGGGTGACTCTCCCAGCTGGAAGGCAGGGGTAGGGGTTGGGAGTTGAACCCAGGTTGTGCCACCAGTGAagtgagtttggtgggtctcagcctGGCCGCAGCAGAGGCCCAGGACCACAGTAGCAGGTGTGAGGTGTcatgggggctgtgggttgggattggggggcagcagcagactggagaggggaggggggactgcATGAGGGCTAGGCAGGGGGGAGATGATGTGTGGTGGCACATagggagaggggcagtgggggtggtGTGGGCGGGCCAGGCAGAGGGCAATGGGGGGGATCTGTGGGGCACTGGCCCAGCCCAGAACGATGAATGCCCCAGCCATTGCAGGGTGGCACAGGCTCTCCAAAGACATGGGGCTGGCTCAGCTACCTGGGGGGAGCTGTAGCGCAGCCTCTCCTCATGCCCCCTGCTGCTTCAGAGTCCCTGAAGGACTGGTGGCCACATGCGGCGGAAGACGGAGTGTGCCGGATGGAGGAGATCAAGCCAGCGAATGATGGACATGCTGCGCCCCGCCCCGGATGTGGgctccccctcccacagcagctccctctcGCTGAACAGCGAGCAGCAGCGATTCGGAGCCGACAGCCCGCTGTTCGAGGAGACCAGGTCCGTGAccgggggttctgggctgggcaggagacGCTCTGACGGGACCCCGTCTGGAGCCAGGGGCTCGGTGCCCATGCAAGCATTAGGACAGTCGAGTCAAACACCTGACCCAGGGCGAGCCTAGCCCCTGCTTAGAGACGGTCCCTGGGCCTGGCCCGTTACCAGTCGGCAGAGTCGAGCTCCTCTGGGCTGCCAGGGCATTGGGGCAGGCCCAGCTTGGTTTGCCCTGGGTGAAGGGGTGACGGATCTGTGCAGCGcagactgctccagccccccagTCATAGCTGATGCCTTTCACCTTAGAgtcggttggaagggacctcaggggtatctagtccaacccctgctcaagcaggaccaatcccaactaaatcatcccagccagggctttgtcaagctgaccttaaaaaaccttaaggatggagattccaccacctcccagggacccattccatgcttcaccaccctcctttgtgaaatagtgttttcctaatatcaacccTACCTCCCCATTtgcaaacttgagaccattgctcccttGTTTTCATCTAACCACCACCTGAGAACGCCCTGCGTGCTCCTGGTCCGTCCCTCCAGCTCAGCCAGACAGACCCACCGCCTTGTAGCAAGGACTCACGCCCACCTTCTGTGCTTGTCTTTCAGGGgaagaagagcagcagctgtccaCCGGCAGCCTGGGCATGCTGGATCGCTCGCGCATGGCTCTCTGCGCCTTCGTCTTCCTCTGTCTCTCCTTTAACCCCTGGCCTCCCTGCTGCGGGGCACCAGCCCGAGGGCACCCCAGGAGTGGgcctctcctgccctgcaggagcaTAATGGCCGCCGGGATTCCATAGTAagtggagcagcacagagccagtggTTGTCTGGGGTTTTTTAGTGCTAGAGAGTGGCAACCAGGGCCAGAACCAAGCCAGGTGgctgtggtgatgggggccagGCCTGTGGGTATAGAGGCTGGGTGGCTGGGGCGATGGGGCCAGGCCAGGCTAGCAGGAGTTTGGTGGTGGGCGATTGGATCCAGGCCTTATGGTagaggggctggtggctgggggcaattggggccaggctggagggagcaggaTCTGGCTGGCTGGGCAATCAGGTCTAGGCCTGGAGGTAGAGGGGCTGGGTGGCTGGGCGATCGGGCCAGcctggaggagagggctgggtggctggggcgatcggggccagggctggaggtAGAGGGCTGGGTGGCTGGGGCGTCGGGGCCAGCCTGGGGTAGAGGGGCTGGGTGGCTGGGGCGATCGGGGCCAGCGGAGGAGCAGGGTCTGGCTGGCTGGGCAATGGTCCAGGCCTGGGGGTAGAGGGGGTGGTGCTGGGCAATCGGGCCAGGCTGGAGGGGACCAGGGTCTGGCTGGCTGGGCAATCAGGTCAGGCCTGGAGGTAGAGGGCTGGGTGGCTGGGGGATCGGGGGCCAGGCCTGAGGTAGAGGGGTGGGTGGCTGGGCGATCGGGGCAGGCTGGAGTAGAGGGGGTGGGTGGCTTGGGCGATCGGGGCCAGGCCTGGAGGTAGAGGGGCGGATGGCTGGGGCAATTCGGCCAGCCTGAGGTAGAGGGGGCTGGGTGGCTGGGGCGATTCGGGCCCAGGCCTGGAGGTAGAGGGGGCTGGGTGGCTGGGGCGATCGGGGCCAGGCCTGGAGGTAGAGGGGGCTGGGTGGCTGGGGCGATCGGGGCCAGGccggaggggagcagggtctggctgGCTGGGGCAATCAGGTCCAGGCCTGGGGATAGAAGAGACTGGGTGCAGTCAGGTGTCCAGGGTGCTGGGAGGAGCAGCCAGTGCTGGCACGGGGCCctgagtttggggtgtggccccacgTGGCCCAGTGGGCTGTGACACCCCTGCTGGGTGATGCGGTCCGTATTGTGGGGGGGCACTCCGGGCCATTGGTGGGGCCGGAGCTAGCTGTGATGTGCTGCTAACACTGGCCCCCCATCCCTCTCTGCGCCCTGTGCCCAGACGAGGCCTCAGGCTGGCCCACCCTGATCTTCTGGCTGCTCAACGTGCTGGTCGTGCTGGGAGCCTTCGTCCGGCTCTTCATCTATGGTGAGCCTGTCACCCGCCCCCACTCGGAGCCATCCGTCCTCTTCTGGAGGCACCGCAAGCAGGCAGACCTGGACCTGGCCCGGGTAAGAAACAGTGCTGGCTGGCTGTGCCCtgggaagggggctccaggctcccATTGCCCCAGGGCAGGTCCCAGCCCGAAGCCTTGTGCATCCACCCCACATTAGCCCTGGTTTGATTTCTCCTTCCTACTCACTGGGTGCTCAGCTGCTCCTAACAGCCAAAACCCTACCCCTTCCTGCCCGCctggcacagccccacccccaattccTGCCAGgaaaagccctgcccctctctgcccaCCTGGCACGGCCCTTCTCTGGCCCTGCCCACTTGCCAtgccctgctcccagcttccCAGAAAAACCCCTGCCCTGGCAGAGGCCTGATACTCAGTAGAGGGATTCCCCACCTCACAGGCAGCGCGTTAACACCCTGCATCCTCTCCGCGTTGGCAGGGGGACTTTGCTCAGGCCTCCCAGCACCTGTGGACGGCCCTGAAGGCCCTGGGCCGCCCGCTCCCCACCTCCAACTTCGACTTGACCTGCAGCCTCATGTGGAACCTCATCCGCCACCTGCTGCAGCGCCTCTGGGTGGGGCGCTGGCTGGCCGGGCGGGCGGGTGGCTTCCGGCGAGATAGTGAGCTGAAGGCTGACGTGCGCAAGAGTGCCCGCGATGCCGCCTTGGTCTACCACAAGTTGCACCAGTTGCACATGACAGGTAAGGGGCACCTGAGGGCCTTGATGGGGCTGTGATTACGGGGGGTTGGGCCAGAGGGATTGGGTCCCCCATGGGGGGATTGGGGCTGGATATGTGGttgccccatccctgagcaggTTCCATGCCAGCATCTCACTCAGCTGTGCCTGTCCCCGTCAGCCCTGACCCAcaactcccccctaccccccacccccgctatTCCAGCCCGTGCCATGCAGGGGGGAGAGGCACCAGGTGTCCAGCTGCTacccctcttcctcccactcGCGCCGCGGGTAACCTGAGCCCTATGGGGAGCCAGGAGCCCTTGGGGGCCATGCCCCCCGACAGGACTGAGTGTGGGGGGCCTGGTAAGGCAGGAGTGCCCCCCCAGCCAGGCTGATGTCCCACATCCCCTCACCCACAGGGAAGCACGTCGGGGGCCATCTCTCCGGCATCAACATGGCGCTGAGCGCCGTCAACCTGGCCGAGTGCGCCGGCGACACCATCTCTGTGGCGACACTTGCTGAGATCTACGTGGCCGCGGCGCTTCGTGTGAAGACCAGCCTTCACCGGCGCGTCCACTTCCTGGCAGTGAGTATGGCTCGGGGGTGGGGCTTGGCTCAAGGGAAGCGGGGTTCCTCCATGCCCCACCCTCCCAGATTGCAGACAGCAACCCCGGGCCCACCTGCTGGGCTCCTCCTAGAGGGGACACTATAGGAAGCCATCTAGCCTGGCACTGGTACCCACTGCCAGGAACCTATCCAGCCCGGTATCTGCACTGGGCCCATGTAGCTTGATATCGCCTCTCCCTACCTCCCTGCTGCTTCAGACCTGCCCCTGGAGCTGGCTGCCAGCTCTGGCCATGGCTCTCTGCCCAGACAGCACCATCCTGCCTGGCTGTCCCTAGGGCCATGCAGCTGGAGGGGCTGACCCGTGTCTCTGCCCTGGCAGCGCCCCTtcctgtgcagcgcccggcaggTGTCCCTGTCGCACAGCGGCACTGTGCCCCCAGGCATGCAGTGGCTCTGCCACCCTGTGGGCCACCGCTTCTTCATCGATGGCGACTGGTCTCTGAAGGGCACCCCGAGGGACAGTATCTACAGCTCCACCGGCAACCCAGgtaccccctccccccgcatctCACTACTCAGCTCCGTCTCTGCGGGGCACCAGACTGGGGGTGGGCACTGCCCCGGTGGGAGGCACACAGGGACTGTGCCCAAACTCCCCATActcagctctgccgatgcccctcaatcctgacccacagctgcTATGGGTTCACCTACAgttctgctgatgcccctcactcctgaggTTTAGACACTGTGGCCTTTGTCTCCAGAAGAATGGGCCTCTGTCACACAACTTTGCCTGTCCTGCCCTTGGCAATAGGGATGCTGGGCTCCctgccaggctccagcctgcCCTTGCCTTTATTAACATTGTGGTGCCTGGACCCCCTGTGCTTGGCAAGGGGTCCGGGGTCTGGAGATACAGTGTTTGGGCTCCAGTGCCCCTCAGCTGGTTCCTCCCCCAGCCAGGATGCTCCAGGCACGGAAAGGTGATAGGGCCTAATCCCGCCCCGCCACCCAACTAACAGGCCTCTCTTGGCGTTTCCCATGGGGCCCAGTGGACCCCCTGGCTCAGGTGACCCAGCTGTTCCGTGAACACCTGCTGGAGAAGGCCCTGTGCTGTGTAGCCATGCCGgagcccagcctgccagtggcCCACGGAGAAGAGTAAGTACCAACCGTGGGGTCCAGGGCAGGGATGCACCCAGCCTGCCCGCTTCTGGCTtcctcccagcctgcagcaccctGCCGGCAACCACTCAGTCCCCGTGCTGCAGGGATGTGGCCCAAGCATCCACCTGAGGGTCTTGCCTGGTGATCCCTCCCACCAATGGCTCTGTGCCACCAGTAGGGCCCTGAGCACCTCAGCCCTGCTGGGATGAGCCAGTGCCACCCCATATCACCAGgagcccagctgctccctgcagcacctctAATTCCTGGGAAGCGGGTGGGGACCCAGGACGATTCGTTCTTCTGGCACTCGTCCCTAATGGCTCCTCTGCCCCTCGACCCCAGGGAGTTCTCCGATGCCCTGGAGTACTTACAGCTGCTCAACGGATGCTCGGACGCCGCTGGCACCCCCAGCTGCACCCTCTCCATCAGCGCCGGCATGGTGGCTGGCACAGGTGAGGTCATCGCTGACTGGTGCAgacagggggcaggggaggggggcctgGAGCCTGGCATGTGGCCTGGCGCTGAGAGGCAGGGCTAAAACTGTAGTTGGGGCTCTGCATGGGAAACTTCCTGGAGCACAGGGCACCTGGGGTGTGCAGGCTGAGGTGGGCACAGTGACCCCAGGAAGCGTGAAAGTTACCGGCTGGAGATCCAAGGTGGGGCAAGTGGGTATGGGATTGGTGTGGGGGATGCTGTGTGGGGCAAGGCATCTGCGGGGGTAGGAGGGAGTCGGCCAGGGCAGGCGAGTGTCTGTTGCTCACCATGATAGGCTGGCTGATGCCATTGGTCCTGTGTCCCCCACTCGCAGGCAGCGACCCTGTTGCCAAGTGGTGGGCGTCCATCGTCACCGTGGCGATTCACTGGCTGCAGGGGGATGACGAGGCAGCTGAACGGCTATATCCGCTGGTGGAGACCATGCCGAGGGCCCTGCAGGTGTCGGAGTAAGTGTCTGCAGGGATTGGGAGGGGTTGCGGGGCGGGAGGTGCATCGCTGGGATGGGAACAGCATCCCCTTGGAACAGCTGAGCTCTGCAAGAGAAATGCACCAGGGATCTCAGGGTGGGGGAGTGACACAGTGTCATGTGATCAGCTGTGCGGTCACATGATCTCCAAAGCGGGGTGCCCATTGCATCTCAGGGAGTCAGCTTTGGGGGTGAGGCCAAGAGATGGGGCAGCATTGAACAGGGGTCGGTTATCCCAGCCCACCCCTCAGTGCTGGGAGACCCCAGCCGGGGGCCCCATGATGACCCTCTCCCCCTCTGCTCGTGTAGGAAGCCCCTGCCCAGGGCCGCGCTGCACTCCTTCAAGGCCGTGCGGGCCCTGCTGGGGAAGCAGGACAGCGGCCAGGCCAGCCTGGGCCAGTGCGAGAAAGCCAGCGGCTACCTGCGGGACAGCCTGGGGCTCAGCTTGCCCGCCACTGGCACCCTTGACAAGGTGAGTCCCTGTGGCCTCGGCATGGGGGTGGGCGTGCTGCTGCATGTAACCGGACTCTCCCCTAGCATGCACCACATCcactgaaaggcagccacctctggggcgaaGCACACAGGGCTCCAGGAAGCAGGGTATGGCGCCGTATGCAGTGAAACCATCTGGCTCTCTCGGGCCACGCATCAAGCTGTCCCCGGGGCCTGACGCACCAGATGCTCACCTCTGCACGAAAGGACCATCCAGGAGGGCACAGCACAGTGGCCGCAGCTGTGGTGCATTGTAGTTGCATTGCATGTGTGAGAACAGGTGTGCAATGCCCCTGCAGTGCAGCCCAGACGGGGCTTCTTCCAGCACCGAGCACCAGCCTGCAGCAAGGCGCCAAGGCAGCAGTGCCCCCGCTGGGTACTGCAGAGGGCTACTGTTCAGCACCAAGCACCGGCCCTGGCAGACCCCGGGGAGACGCCCCCAAGCCATAATTCCCTCGCACCGGCCATCACCTGTCAATGGAGCATCACCGTAGCCACCAAGGAACTTGGAAAGATAGGACCCAAATGGGCCAACCAGTTCTGTGGCACTGcggtgggagggcaggggagggtcaGGCCCAATCTCCCTGGGCCG contains:
- the SREBF1 gene encoding LOW QUALITY PROTEIN: sterol regulatory element-binding protein 1 (The sequence of the model RefSeq protein was modified relative to this genomic sequence to represent the inferred CDS: inserted 1 base in 1 codon; deleted 2 bases in 2 codons), which translates into the protein MTSLGFDDTSLDSLDPSLTLQESSEITTALLSDIDDMLQLINTQDNEFPGLFDTPFGAPAAPMPEASTSVGLPSTPSSLDGYLGPSQVPSSTPVSMYQVPPPLQSFSPQPQLRAGPGLTVSPASDIKEEPMAVSASQPRPLPQPQQGVMTAQSFVPASQGQFTPQPLVGYQGQHGFTAVQPGGAAQSPASLPHSSPQIQPVTLQAHVQNISPQQLLATTGTSQAISSQIQQVPVLLQPHFIKAESLFLTAVKTDVSGAKTSSHTSLATTAAVQSAPLQVPTLVSGGTILATVPLMMDADKLPINRLAASGKPALVQNKGEKRTAHNAIEKRYRSSINDRIMELKDLVVGSEAKMNKSAILRKAIDYIRFLRQSNQKLKQENVALKMAAQQNSEVPEGLVATCGGRRSVPMEEIKPRMMDMLRPAPDVGSPSHSSSLSLNSEQQRFGADSPLFEETRSVTGGEEEQQLSTGSLGMLDRSRMALCAFVFLCLSFNPXASLLRGTSPRAPQEWASPALQEHNGRRDSIVNEASGWPTLIFWLLNVLVVLGAFVRLFIYGEPVTRPHSEPSVLFWRHRKQADLDLARGDFAQASQHLWTALKALGRPLPTSNFDLTCSLMWNLIRHLLQRLWVGRWLAGRAGGFRRDSELKADVRKSARDAALVYHKLHQLHMTGKHVGGHLSGINMALSAVNLAECAGDTISVATLAEIYVAAALRVKTSLHRRVHFLARPFLCSARQVSLSHSGTVPPGMQWLCHPVGHRFFIDGDWSLKGTPRDSIYSSTGNPVDPLAQVTQLFREHLLEKALCCVAMPEPSLPVAHGEEEFSDALEYLQLLNGCSDAAGTPSCTLSISAGMVAGTGSDPVAKWWASIVTVAIHWLQGDDEAAERLYPLVETMPRALQVSEKPLPRAALHSFKAVRALLGKQDSGQASLGQCEKASGYLRDSLGLSLPATGTLDKAVQLLLCDLLLVTRTNLWQQQMNVSQQLSCVYQASALELRGFQQDLSSLRRLAQTFRPAMRRVFLHEATARLMARASPTRTHQLLDRSLRRRGTQSSKEASEPESHPTPREHAEALLLACCYLPPSFLSAPGQRVGMLVEAARTLEKLGDKRMLHDCQQMIIKLGSGTTVTTG